Proteins from a genomic interval of Alteromonas macleodii ATCC 27126:
- a CDS encoding MinD/ParA family protein: MIDDQASSLRKMKQSRLIKVIAVTGGKGGVGKTNITLNTAIAMAKQGKRVMVLDADLGLANVDVMLGLRVEKNLSHVLSGECTLDEVLVTGPHGIKIAPATSGTQSMAELSPTQHAGLIRAFSELRSQIDVLIVDTAAGISDMVLSFSKASQDIMVVVCDEPTSLTDAYALIKILNREHGVFRFKVVANMVRDVREGQELFSKLSKVTGRFLDVALELVATVPFDENIRKAVRKQTAIVDAYPGSPAAVAITQLASKALTWPIPAQPGGHLEFFIEQLVAEKAVGSQR, translated from the coding sequence ATGATTGACGACCAAGCGAGTAGCTTAAGAAAAATGAAGCAATCACGGTTAATCAAAGTAATCGCCGTCACCGGTGGCAAAGGTGGCGTAGGTAAAACAAACATTACATTGAACACCGCTATCGCCATGGCGAAGCAAGGTAAACGTGTAATGGTTCTCGATGCGGACCTCGGTCTTGCTAACGTAGACGTTATGTTAGGTTTGCGTGTTGAGAAAAACTTATCCCACGTGCTTTCCGGCGAATGTACACTTGATGAAGTATTAGTGACCGGTCCGCACGGAATAAAGATCGCCCCTGCCACATCAGGCACGCAGTCGATGGCAGAATTGTCGCCAACGCAACACGCTGGCCTAATTCGTGCCTTTAGTGAGCTGCGCTCGCAAATTGACGTGCTAATCGTTGATACAGCGGCAGGTATTTCAGACATGGTGTTGAGCTTTTCAAAAGCCTCACAAGACATCATGGTCGTTGTGTGTGACGAGCCTACTTCATTGACAGATGCGTATGCATTGATAAAAATTCTGAATAGAGAGCACGGTGTTTTCCGCTTCAAAGTTGTGGCTAATATGGTGCGCGACGTGCGAGAAGGCCAAGAGCTATTTAGTAAATTAAGCAAAGTGACAGGGCGTTTTTTAGATGTTGCACTAGAATTAGTGGCGACAGTACCGTTTGACGAGAACATTCGTAAAGCAGTGCGTAAACAAACAGCCATTGTCGATGCTTACCCAGGTTCACCGGCAGCCGTTGCAATAACACAGTTGGCGAGTAAAGCCTTAACATGGCCTATTCCAGCGCAGCCAGGTGGCCATTTAGAGTTTTTCATTGAACAATTAGTTGCAGAAAAAGCCGTAGGAAGTCAGCGTTGA
- the flhF gene encoding flagellar biosynthesis protein FlhF translates to MKIRRFFGKDMREALSQVKAELGSDAVIMSNRKVADGIELVAAYDKEPEAKLFTPKASPQAAAKTPGQKAVPSLSEIIGDDGPDSLKALLEKQHGGNNGVASPAQPNQPMTANAKHANEIASHLDFSEAFIDDVEAQQSSHEPVRQNAFPEHQASSMDDTSVTQSAELAQIKEELASLRDVLQYQVADLMEAKNKRQKPVHQYLITRLTDMGLSNALAKQLISYTPSHYNERDAWVYLLNLLANRINVTGNDILSAQGAVALVGPTGTGKTTTVAKLAARYAQKYGAESVAMITIDTYRIAAYEQLATYGKIIGCTVRKAQTSEELADLLFQLRHKRLVLIDTAGFSQRDSRLIKQIKQFDNGQMPNVKKYLVAQANTQYPALQRIIQAYDDIELSGCIFTKLDECYSLGEVLSAAVEYQLPVSYVTDGQKVPEDIKIAEAKSLVSAAAKLYKKYGLNHTSGNNAIKTA, encoded by the coding sequence ATGAAAATTAGACGTTTCTTCGGCAAAGATATGCGTGAGGCGTTAAGCCAAGTTAAAGCTGAATTGGGCAGTGACGCTGTGATCATGTCAAATCGCAAAGTCGCTGACGGTATTGAGCTTGTCGCAGCCTACGACAAAGAACCTGAGGCGAAGTTATTTACGCCGAAAGCGTCTCCACAAGCCGCTGCAAAAACACCTGGTCAAAAGGCAGTGCCTAGCTTGAGCGAAATCATTGGTGACGACGGTCCTGATAGCCTTAAAGCACTGCTAGAAAAGCAGCACGGTGGAAATAATGGCGTAGCGAGTCCCGCGCAACCCAACCAACCAATGACAGCGAATGCTAAGCACGCCAATGAAATTGCTTCGCACTTAGACTTCTCAGAAGCCTTTATTGACGACGTAGAAGCACAGCAGTCTTCTCATGAACCAGTTCGTCAGAACGCTTTCCCAGAGCATCAAGCGTCAAGTATGGATGATACCTCTGTGACGCAGTCAGCGGAGCTTGCGCAAATCAAGGAAGAGCTAGCGTCTCTTCGCGATGTATTGCAATATCAAGTGGCCGACTTGATGGAAGCTAAGAACAAACGTCAAAAACCTGTTCATCAATATCTAATCACCCGTTTAACCGATATGGGGTTAAGCAACGCGTTAGCGAAACAGCTTATTAGCTATACGCCGTCACATTACAACGAACGAGATGCATGGGTATATCTTCTTAACCTATTGGCTAATCGCATAAATGTGACAGGAAACGATATACTTAGCGCACAAGGTGCTGTTGCATTAGTAGGACCAACAGGTACCGGTAAAACAACTACCGTTGCGAAACTTGCTGCCCGCTATGCGCAAAAATACGGTGCAGAGTCGGTTGCGATGATTACCATCGATACGTATAGAATTGCCGCCTATGAGCAGCTAGCGACATACGGAAAGATTATTGGCTGCACGGTGAGAAAAGCGCAGACTAGTGAAGAACTTGCGGATTTATTATTCCAACTTCGTCATAAGCGACTAGTATTGATTGATACGGCTGGATTTAGTCAAAGAGACAGTCGATTAATTAAACAAATTAAGCAGTTTGATAACGGACAAATGCCAAATGTTAAAAAATATTTGGTAGCGCAAGCAAATACGCAATATCCTGCTTTGCAGAGAATCATTCAAGCGTATGATGATATTGAACTAAGTGGCTGTATTTTCACAAAGTTAGATGAGTGCTACTCTTTAGGAGAGGTGCTTAGTGCAGCGGTTGAATACCAATTACCGGTTAGTTATGTCACCGATGGTCAAAAAGTACCTGAAGACATTAAGATTGCAGAAGCGAAATCTTTGGTTTCCGCTGCTGCAAAGCTTTATAAAAAGTACGGTTTGAATCATACTAGTGGTAACAACGCAATTAAAACAGCATAA